From one Bacteroidales bacterium genomic stretch:
- a CDS encoding HEPN domain-containing protein → MHKEIQKLITYRVEQALETINEVEIQIENNFFSTAINRIYYGMFYLLLALSLKNNFKTSKHNQLIGWFNKEFIKTGKVEKKFGRIIHKAFEDRSDGDYGIYITFEKEEVLQRFEEMKEFISQIKKLI, encoded by the coding sequence ATGCATAAAGAAATACAAAAATTAATAACATATAGGGTAGAACAAGCTCTTGAAACTATTAATGAAGTAGAAATACAAATTGAAAATAATTTTTTCAGTACTGCTATTAACCGAATTTATTATGGGATGTTTTATCTGTTACTCGCTTTATCTTTAAAGAATAATTTTAAAACTTCAAAGCATAATCAATTAATAGGTTGGTTTAATAAAGAATTTATAAAAACCGGAAAGGTAGAAAAAAAATTCGGCAGGATAATTCATAAAGCTTTTGAAGATAGAAGTGATGGAGATTATGGGATTTATATTACTTTTGAAAAGGAAGAAGTATTACAAAGGTTTGAAGAAATGAAAGAGTTCATTTCTCAAATAAAAAAATTGATTTAA
- a CDS encoding HD domain-containing protein produces the protein MITKKDLNSFKTWFNNYVNSFKSDNPNYQQNIEIKIKHSKNVCNEILDIGKSINLNENDLYLAETLALFHDIGRFEQYDKYHTFSDKRSENHSIIGINVLRNSDILKNLRSSTSDMILRCILYHNRPELPSGETEKCLLFTKLLRDADKVDIFRVVTEYYTRKDKTRNSSIELELPDNPNISDKIYKNIIDKNVIMMEDVENLNDFKLLQLGWIFDINFSRTYEIINHREYLPIIISSLPKSGKIVHINTIINNYISYKTK, from the coding sequence ATGATAACAAAAAAAGACCTAAATTCTTTCAAGACTTGGTTCAATAATTATGTGAACTCCTTTAAATCGGATAATCCTAATTATCAGCAAAATATTGAAATTAAAATCAAACATTCAAAAAATGTATGTAATGAAATACTTGATATTGGAAAAAGCATCAATCTTAATGAAAATGATTTATACCTTGCCGAAACATTAGCATTATTCCACGATATCGGAAGATTTGAACAATATGATAAATATCACACTTTTTCTGATAAAAGGTCTGAGAATCATTCGATTATAGGAATAAATGTCCTAAGAAATTCTGATATTTTAAAAAATCTTCGCAGTTCAACTTCCGACATGATATTAAGATGTATTCTTTATCATAACAGACCTGAATTGCCTTCAGGGGAAACTGAAAAATGTCTCTTGTTTACAAAATTGCTTCGTGATGCTGATAAAGTTGATATTTTTCGTGTTGTTACAGAATATTATACAAGAAAAGATAAAACAAGAAACAGTTCCATAGAACTTGAGCTTCCTGACAATCCAAATATTTCTGATAAAATTTACAAAAATATTATTGATAAAAATGTTATAATGATGGAAGATGTTGAAAATTTAAACGATTTTAAATTATTACAACTTGGATGGATATTTGACATTAATTTTAGCAGAACTTATGAAATAATTAATCATAGAGAATATTTGCCAATTATAATTTCATCTCTTCCAAAATCAGGTAAAATTGTTCATATTAATACAATAATCAATAATTATATTAGTTATAAAACAAAATAA
- a CDS encoding nucleotidyltransferase domain-containing protein gives MNKNRKILNTLKLELQNKFGDKIDDVILFGSQVKNTHNIYSDYDILIILKNKTDWKEKNIIRDICYDISLDFDILIDSKIISLFELKNTFWGKHPLFSNAIDNGIHA, from the coding sequence ATGAATAAAAATCGGAAAATATTAAACACATTAAAACTTGAACTACAAAACAAATTTGGGGATAAAATTGATGATGTTATTTTGTTTGGTTCACAAGTAAAAAATACACATAATATATATTCTGATTATGATATTCTTATTATTTTAAAGAACAAAACTGATTGGAAAGAAAAAAATATTATCAGAGATATTTGTTATGATATTTCTTTAGATTTTGACATTCTTATTGACTCGAAAATTATTTCTCTTTTTGAGTTAAAAAACACCTTTTGGGGTAAACATCCTTTATTTTCAAATGCAATTGACAATGGAATCCATGCATAA